In Penaeus monodon isolate SGIC_2016 chromosome 15, NSTDA_Pmon_1, whole genome shotgun sequence, a genomic segment contains:
- the LOC119581762 gene encoding allantoinase-like (The sequence of the model RefSeq protein was modified relative to this genomic sequence to represent the inferred CDS: added 88 bases not found in genome assembly), with product MAAVQVFTSNAVVFPDETCEAVIEVKGGRIQRIHRHTADVSAYSDDQITRCGDLALMAGVVDSHVHVNEPGRTAWEGYASATRAAAAGGITTIVDMPLNSIPPTTSMAAWTEKMEAAKGQCWVDVGFWGGVVPGNASELRDMVANGICGFKCFLIHSGVDEFPSVDYAQVEEALTQLSDTSSVLLFHAECDIGPSVTDLDPSEKYSTFLKSRPQRMEEVAIEQVISLCEKTKVRCHIVHLSAGRALPLIRSAQRRGVPLSVETCHHYLSLKADDIPDNATQFKCCPPIREGDNQEQLWEAVRDGTIQQVVSDHSPCTPDLKLPGKMNFMEAWGGIASVQFGLSVFWTEASRRGFTLQDVVKLLSVGPASQASLGDRKGALEEGYDADFVIWDPSETFTVLESMIHHKNKISPYIGKTLKGKVHKTVLRGNVIYAEGSFTESAPRGSFVFASRKNKNTSML from the exons ATGGCTGCTGTGCAAGTGTTTACCAGCAACGCTGTGGTCTTCCCGGATGAGACCTGCGAAGCCGTCATAGAAGTGAAAGGCGGAAGGATTCAGCGCATCCACCGCCACACCGCCGACGTCTCCGCTTATTCAGACGACCAG ATCACCCGGTGCGGAGACCTGGCCCTGATGGCGGGGGT ATCACCACCATTGTTGACATGCCCCT CAATTCGATCCCGCCGACCACAAGCATGGCCGCGTGGACCGAGAAGATGGAGGCGGCGAAGGGGCAGTGCTGGGTCGACGTCGGGTTCTGGGGCGGCGTTGTGCCCG GAAACGCTTCCGAGCTGCGTGACATGGTCGCCAACGGCATTTGTGGATTCAAGTGCTTCCTCATCCACAGCGGAGTGGATGAGTTCCCGAGTGTGGATTATGCGCAGGTGGAAGAGGCTCTCACACAGCTCTCGGATACGTCTTCCGTTTTACTG TTCCATGCCGAGTGTGACATCGGGCCATCTGTGACTGATTTAG ATCCATCTGAAAAGTACAGCACATTTCTGAAGTCTCGCCCGCAAAGGATGGAGGAAGTTGCAATAGAACAGGTCATAAGTCTCTGTGAGAAAACAAAG GTCCGGTGCCACATCGTCCATCTATCGGCCGGCAGAGCGTTGCCCCTGATTCGGTCTGCCCAGCGTCGCGGCGTCCCCTTGAGTGTCGAGACCTgccatcactatctctctctcaaagcTGACGATATCCCTGATAATGCCACGCAGTTTAAGTGTTGCCCGCCCATCAGGGAGGGGGATAATCAG GAGCAGTTATGGGAAGCAGTAAGAGACGGCACTATCCAGCAGGTAGTAAGTGATCATTCTCCTTGCACTCCTGACCTGAAACTTCCTGGAAAGATGAATTTCATGGAAGCCTGGGGTGGCATTGCTTCGGTGCAGTTTG GTCTGTCCGTGTTCTGGACGGAGGCCAGCAGGCGGGGCTTCACTCTGCAAGACGTCGTGAAGCTCCTCTCCGTCGGCCCAGCTTCCCAAGCTTCTCTCGGCGACAGGAAAGGAGCTCTCGAGGAAGGCTATGACGCGGACTTCGTTATCTGGGATCCATCTGAGACGTTCACG gtccTCGAGTCAATGATTCACCATAAAAATAAG ATCTCGCCCTACATTGGGAAAACCTTAAAAGGGAAAGTTCACAAAACCGTCCTCCGTGGCAACGTGATTTATGCCGAGGGCAGCTTCACGGAATCGGCACCTCGAGGCTCTTTCGTGTTTGcttcaaggaaaaataaaaacacaagtaTGCTGTAA